In Bactrocera neohumeralis isolate Rockhampton chromosome 5, APGP_CSIRO_Bneo_wtdbg2-racon-allhic-juicebox.fasta_v2, whole genome shotgun sequence, the genomic window CAGATAGCTcctttggcatagtaattaagggtAGAAAACCGAACAAACCGAAAAGACCATAAAGTTCACGAGCACGCAGTTCGTACTTTAGATCATCTAAAGTCGGTATATTCTCGTAATGAAGGTACTCCAACGTCTCCTTGAATGTTTTATAATACACATTTATAAGATCGTCTCGTCGATCCTTTAGCACATTTAGACGTACACTAGTGTTGAGAAAGAAATTGAGATCGCAGCCAGGGCTGCCATAGAAATTAAGTTGGAAATCCACCtgaaagttcataaaatattaatgtattaatggaatgaaataaaaagttctgGATTTCAGTGGAACTTACAAAAATAGCGCGCGTTGGTTTCTTGGGTTGATTGGGATCATCATAGGCGTACATCATATTTAAAACAGTGAGATCACCATGATTCATCACAACGAAACGATCGCCTTTACGAGGATCTGCTAAGCGTGCGCATATGATCTtgaaattatcattgaaatgGTGCAATTTTTGTGCGATCTTTTCAAAACCGGGCCACTCGGCTGCATTGTTGGCTAAGTACTTCAAGGGAATACTAAACATTTGCTTAAAGGTAACAGACTTCATTACATGCTTCTCGCTCAGCAAACCGCCGACCAAGCGTTTGGTGATATCGGGATCCTATAGATGATATATATACTAATGATTTTTCacgatttttgtaaattaattacataaaaattaaaacattctATTGCACGATCTAAATTTTAACTATAACTgcaactaaatatatatttccagatatttattattgtttctaAAATAAGATTAGTTGCTTTAAAAGATTAACTGATTGTAAGCCCTACTATTTTGGATcaattgaattgtttttgttgcacaaAGCATATCTGCACTACATTTCCAGCAGCTCTTTTCTGAATAACTCCCGTTATATACTGAACAATAATGGTATAAAAATGCTTACTTAGGCTTCTTCAATACACTTACTCGCTGGGCTAAAATCATTGAAGTGCCGTGCAGGCGCGCCGTTTGTTGCAAGATCAACTCGCAGTGTGCCCAATCGAGCAGGTCCTGTCGTGGCGCAACCCGAAAACCTTCAGACTTCAAGTCAGTAAGCACAAGAGAGTTAATTGGTGATTTGTTTGCGTATAAGCAGCTAAACAGATTAGAAGAAATCATAATTGAGAATacccgaaaatatttaaaatcattttaaaacattcaattgttttccaaaaaaaaaagttaatgagaaatgttccacaattttattggGTATACTAACGTGGCACCGAGATTCGAACACGACACAAGTACTTGCAGCCGTGGCAATACATCcaaaaaggtaattttttccttaagaAAAACACCTAAATCTTCAAGGAAACGGGTGTCTTTCGAAACCGGTATAGATTTAACGATTAACGACCGTTGCTCTTGTACTGGTGGCTCATCAGCGTCAACTAGACTCTCATAGGCGACTGCAACGCGATAGATGCGTGAGCAGTAATTATCACCGGGGTTGGTGGCCCATTCGAAAGTTACTTCTTTAACCGTCACCTGAATTGCACGCAAACCTTCCTCGAGCGCGGCCACGAAGAAGTTCTCGTTCAAATAATCGGGCACAACTATATTGTTCGGATTTTTGATAACCATTTTTATAGTTTCTTTATTtagcgaaaataatttttttttaatttttatttgtaacagCTTTCAGCTCCGAATGAATCACCCAAACCAGAATGTTCTGTGTAGTTCACTAAACTAAAATTTGCTTGGTCAAATGATGCGCTTTTATAGAGGAGCAAATGCACACTTGCAATTCAGCTATAAAAGGGCAGCGATAACAGGGCCCtttcattaaagaaaatacTTCTCATTTCTCATAGATTGAGTGTGAGTGCTAATTTATGAGCAATCGATCACTTCAGTTGTTATCTATATTGACCAATGTTATAACACACTTTGACAAATAATAGTAGTTACGATCATCTCAtcacttttcattttcattagtttatttgtttgatattttcatttttgccGGTATAATGACACCCTAcatctgcatatatgtatattctaacGGCATAAGGCTTTTAGTTTTGGTGAATTAATTCGTATTTCTGACCTTTGCTCACAAGTGTCTAGGAAGACCAATAAAGCTTCTAATTCCTCAAATAGCCGTTAGTAACACTTTAAGTATTTGATAAGATAGTCGTTTTTTTGTATCTATCAGCAGCTATAACGGCCTTcacataaaaattcatatttttaaaagttgaaaatttcaaaaacctaGCAGCTGAtgaagcaaacattttttttatacttctcTCGactgtttcgaattttttaaaaatagttaaaattgaaatttgcggATATGGCTAGTTCCGGACATAGAGAGGTCTTTTGTATAAAGaacatacataattttaaaatattcggtAAATCAGTCCAGCAGAACCTGACAAATCGTGGCCTTCTTGttgaaaatttagttaaacttgaaaaatataaaccatcacaaaatcgattttgttaGTTCAAGACTAAAATACACCTTAATTCCCCTAAGCGTTGTAGTTAGCCGTTGATTTCCTTTAGTCCATCTTTGACACCTAgtcgaaagataaaataatgtaaaatcctttttcacttttaaacCGAGGAAACTTTTCTTTATCCCCTCTACTTTAATCCAATACCAGCAAATGATATATCTCAAACAGCGTAgttgctcttcttcttctcaattggcgtagacaccgcttacgcgattatagccgagttaacaacagcgcgccagtcgtttcttcttttcgctacgtggcgccaattggatattctaagcgaagccaggcccttctccactcagtctttccaacggagtggaggtcttcctcttcctctgcttcccctggcgggtactgcgtcgaatactttcagagctggagtgttttcgtccattcggaaaacattacctagccagtgtagccactgtcttttaattcgctgaactatgtcaatgtcaatgttccatcgaatgcgatattcgccttggccaatgcgcaaaggaccatcaatctttcgcagaacctttctctcgaaaactcgtaacgtcgactcatcggtttctgtcatcgtccaagcctctgcaccatactcgtagagcaggacggaaattatgagcgatttatagagtttggtttttgttcgtcaagagaggactttacttttcaattgcctactcagtccgaagtagcacctgttggcaagagcaatcctgcgttggatttccaggctaacattgttggtggtgtttacgctggttcctaaatagacaaaattatctacaacttcaaagttatgacagtcaactgtgacgtgagagccaagtcgcgagtgcgacgactgtttgtttgatgacagaagatatttcgtcttgccctcgttcactgccaaatccattttctgtgctttcttgtccagtctggagaaggcagaactaacggcgcgggtgttgaggccgatgatatcaatagctggttgaagaagtcacacgatagggagtcgccttgtttgaaatatcgtttggtatcgaacggctcggagaagtccttcccgatcctgacggagctttgtGTGTtgatcaacgtcagtttacacagccgtattagtttttcggagcataaaggcagctccttttcgtgctgtcgaaagcagctttgaaatcgacgaagaggtggtgtgtgtcgattctcctttcacgggtcttttccaagatttggcgcatggtgaatatctggtcggttgttgattttccaggtctgaagccacaatggtaaggtccaatcagtttgttgacggtgggctttaatctttcacacaatacgctcgatagatccttatatgcgatgttgaggaggctaatcccagggtagttggcgcagattgtggggtctccttttttatggattgggcagagcacacttaaattccaatcgttggacaggctttcgtccgaccatattgtacaaagaagctgatacatgctccttatcagttcttcgccgccgtgtttgaatagctcggccgataatccatcggcccccgccgctttgttgttcttcaggcgggtaattgctattcgagcttcttcatggtcgggcaattgaatgtctgctccatcatcatcgattggggaatcgggttcgcgtTTCGGTATCTATCCTGCTATGCCATCTATCCTGCTATGccatgaaatgaaaaaacacGACGCGATAGTAATCGGAATCAACCGGGATTTATATTTGGCTAAGGATTGTAAACTCATCAAcacttttcaaagttttttaaataagttttttgtctATACAACCAAGACAACgttaaatgtgaaaataataagTGAACACCAAAAGAATAACTATAAGTCTGCTTATATATCAAAGGGTGCATTCCATAATGCCAAAACATTGTCGCGAGAAGAACTTTTGTTCTATCTTATCCTCATGGCGGGCATTTAGAGTTAAAATCAATACGAATTTTTTATCGCCACCAATAATTGCTTTAGCACTTTGGTGACAAAAAATAATTGGCAATCGGTTCATAGCCACGTCGTGCCTTGGATGACCAAGGAATATCacacacaacaaaaaacaagaaaaaatgttatcttcggctgcaccgaagctaatatacctttcacagattacattggtgccttagaaaataatttataccaaattttgtaaatatatcttgtcaaatgcaaaagttttccataccagcatttgattccgatcatttggtttgtatggcagctatatgcttagtaagccgatctgaacaatttcttcgaaaattgcattgttgccttagaaaataatctataccaaatttagtgaagatacattggcaaatatgaaagttttccatacaagaacttgtttccgatcgttcagtttatatggcagctatatgatatagtggtccgatatcggccgttccgacaaatgagcagcttcttgaagagaaaataacgtttgcaaaatttcaaaaggatatcttaaaaactgagggactagttcgtatatatacagacagacggacggacagacggacagacagacagacggacatggctaaatcgactcagctcgacatactgatcatttatatatgtactttatagggtttccgacgcttccttctgggtgttacaaacttcgtgacaaacttaatataccctgttcagggtataaaaacagcaAAATACCACATTTTTAATACGTCATTGCGCCGTAGACCGTTATTTCTGCCGACAGTAAGCGCTGACTGTAATCTTGCATAGCGATCAATAAGCCCAATGATCTTGATCAGCGAGAGAAATAGCTAGTAGCAGCAAATACATTGTGCTGCATGAGGCGCAACGTAGCATGagaaaccaacaacaatattttggtTGTTGCACACAGTCGCAGTGGTCATTGTGTGAGTGTTTTTTGAAGTGACAATCGAGTTTAGATCATGCTGCACATTGCCAGCCGCAGAAGATGTTGAATGTTGCACAGTTAAAGAATTTGAGAATTTCGTTTCAGCTTCATAAGTATCCTTAATGAAACTAATAagatagtaaataaaataactaaccGTTACCGTAACCGTTACCTTTTAGTTTGAATTCCTTTTGTATTTCTCGTCATTAGCAGACTATAGCACAACTAAATATTGATTCGACTATAAGATTAAGTACTTATTTCAGTAAAGACTAAGTTCGACATGACCGTTACTTAATTTATTACTATTCACTCCCTGTAACCTTTGTTGAAAGACccgctttttcttttttcctttttttgtttttttttttttatttcaaataaactaacgaacaatttgttttgcttattgtataatacaaaataattaatggtGCTCTGCGTATAAATTGCAGAGAGTCTTGTTGCTGTATAAGGTGATAGGGTTTTTCGCGCTTAAGCCTTTCTTTCCATTTACTTCGAGTGACGAGAGCCCTAGCTTCAGTGTTCAGATGGTCAGAAAGTCTTTccatatgaaattttacacatttgttGATTGATGCAGCAACTGAGTCAATTCCGAGATCGCGTTCAAGATTGTGACTGCGAGCATACAAAGGCGCATTGACGGCGTATcttaaaacatttttggaaTCGCTGGATTTGTGCAACAATGCTAGAGCTTGAGCAGCCCCAAAGTTGAATCCCATAAGTCCAAACTGGTCTGAATACCTGCTTGTAGACTAGAATTTTGTTATATCTGGATAATGTAGAGTTTCTACCCAATAGCCAATACatgtttctgaattttatttttaattttctttttttctttttgacatgtGCACTCCATCTAAGTTTTGTGTTCAGGGTCATGCCTAGGTATTTCGCAGTATTGTGATGTGGTATTTGCACACCATTTAAGTACAGAGGCATATATCTGGTAATGATGAATGTGAAATCAATATGTTCTGATTTagtttcgtttaattttattcgCCATTTAGCTgtcaattcaaatattttgtttaaatgtttcagCAGTCTTGCAATTAATAGAGTTTGTGTATTGCCGACAGACAGAACCGCAGTATCATCCGCAAATGTTGCTGTAATACAATTGTCATCGTGAGGTAGATAGCACGTAAAGAGTAGGTAAAGGATGGGTCCTAACACACTACCCTGAGGAACACCagcttttatttcctttaaatcaGAGTACATATCCCTATATTTAATTCGAAAAAACGGTCCCAAagatatgattttaaaattttgtaacctttttttcttcgaagacattttcaatgactcgagTTATTCTATATACTTGGTCAATAGTGGTGTGATATTTTCGAAAGCCAAACTGATGCACCGGTATTAGCTTCCTCTCTTCAATTATGTTGTTAATACGCACAGCAAGCAGTTTCATATGGTTTGAAGACACCTTCAGGGTGTTCCGAAAAAACATCTGCTTTCTTTATATCGCTCTTGGCCCATGTGGTCTACTTTTCTGATTGGATTATGTTGAGTTGCGGGTCgagaaaaattgtttgtacGCTTCCAATGTCAATAATCATTCCTATGGTCGTTAGATAAACTTTTCAGATAATAGCTGAGagttatatttataccctgaacagggtatattaagtttgtcacgaagtttgtaacatccagaaggaatcgtcggagaccctataaagtatatatataaatgatcagtatgtcgagctgagtcgatttagccatgtccgtctgtctgtctgtccgtctgtctgtatatatacgaactagtctctcagtttttaagatatcgttttgaaattttgcaaacgttggTCATTTTCTCCTctagaagctgctcatttgtcggaacggccgatatcggaccactataacatatagctgccatacaaactgaacaaaatcaaatgcttgtatggacgatatattcactaaatttggaatgttattttttaaggcaaaatGTAATCTTTGttcatggaaaactttcatacaaactgaacgatcggaaaaaagagTTGGcatttggtatattttattttctaatgcaaaagagtaatatttgaagaaattgttcagatcggttaactatagcatatagctgccatataaactgaacgatcggaatcaagttcttgtatgaaaaactttcacatttgacaagatatattcacgaaatttggtatatgttattttttaaggcaacaatgtaatctccaaagaaattgttcagatcggttaactatagcatatagctgccatacaaactgaacgatcggaatcaagttcttgtatggacaactttcacatttgacaagatatattcacgaaatttgatatatgttattttctaaggcaacaatgtaatctctaaaaaacttgtttagaacggattactatagcatatagcttccatacaaactgaacacatagttactaacggaaatgcacctgtgaagggtatttagcttcggtgcaaccgaaagttaacgttttttcttgtttcaaatGCCTTTATCTTATTGGTaagttttttacacaatttgttAAGACAACTTTTGTCAGATGGAGATCTTGTTTGTTGCCACCTTCGGCGTAATCGGCCTTCTTCTGCTACCATTTCCTTAATTTCTTTGGTATACTTATGTCCTGCTGtgacgttttttttaattggtgtACTACTCCAGGTTGCATATAGAATTGTATTTGTCAAATTCATGATTTCGTTATCTAGCTCCGAATTACAACTTATTTTTACTTGACTATCAACATTGGATAGCATTTGCTTAAATATTCCCAGtcagtgtttttatttgttagcgTAAGTGAAGGTTCCTTAATAACTTTTGTGTATTGTTAAATATACTGGTGAATGGTCAGAGGTCATATCACCACCACCCATTATAAATCGGCTTTTGTGGCTATTGATCACTTCTACTTGTATGTTATTTAGTATATTTTCTGTTGCACTGAAAGTAACTTTCTATAATCATCAGAGTCTGATGTATtgattttatatgtattatgtcGTGAGATTTTTGTGCCTGGAACCACAAGCTGAGGAGATAGTTCAGCTTTCCTTTTTTCACTGagcctttttttcaaaatccaatcTGTTTCGCGGGCAAGCACTTCCTCATCTGTTctagcaattgtaattgctggcatgcttttCAGAAACCATTCACACTACGCAGTGACTCAAATTAAGTTGAACCGCGTTCATTAATCAGTAGCAACCGAAGTTAGAAGCAATCGTgggtttttcgggtggattgtgaaAACTCGTCTTAATTTGTTGAGAACatacctggatgtccatctactggtttgCCTTGCTTTCTACGTAACTATtacttcgacgatgcattccacgtataatatcaaggcattttcGAATAgcgcaatgttctcgcaaacggatcactgacgaaagttgagaaaaaaatcgtcaatgttaattttgttgctggtggTTTTCCactatattctctgggttgaaatacactctttggccattcttcaaattaactgcgagaagcacaacagtcggaaaacgttcattaattgcaaaagtaaatatcttacaTAACGCTTCATTGCAGTACACGTAGCGACCCATTTGATATTTGCTGATCTCATTTCGTTCAAGGTCAATAACCGCCAAGTTATTTCTTTCGGGGACGGACTTGCAAACgcatttgatcgatttcaccaaactgcaatacttaACATtgatataagttttgaatgtgaattaggcaataatggtgaatatagtactgtagatgtgttgtcaacttcgatattcactcttctaaattaagtgctgaatgttctgccattgttaTCTGGTGAGCGATGCCGATaaagtggatatccatcatttccagtttgtgtttccgaaagaaaagcacctggataatgtttcgtacatttattgtcagacatacaaaccgaagtggtattgtgatgtccgtaaggtacatgaaccatattggtttcgtataattctgcttctaactctggatcaggaatttccgcagaaatgacttcatcaatttgatttagtgtaaccaccatccaccatccaaagaagaatatgtgcgtgcggcaaacctctcctttgccactcaacagaacacattcagcatctaagagcaccacatatacatacgttgcttaaagataaagtttacaaaacatcgcaactgttgtttgaaaagttgtcctctgacatcgtgacgatcgcttgctgattgcccgcgatccataatttcattcatatgtcatcgcatcctgggaattctcggtcatgtgccatgggctgtcaatatacatacttatgttgatgccaaaacgaacgcgatATCTTTGTGgtatcgtaacaaatttcaatctgtaattgagcactttgtgtgaaacacacataacgttttcacggaataaattccaataatttttttttcaataaccggaatgaagaaagcaaacgacaaatttgacaatcgaaaacaaaaggaaaaaagttgaaaaaaaaaaaattttctatgaaaaaaagttatctcTTTGGAATTGTCtaactttccgacttttcctcacgaaaagcatacggtttttttatttctaaactttcctcgatccacagcgaacaacctctgaaaatttgatcaagattggttcagctgttctcgagcattagcgttactaacagcattcattcgtttgtatgggaaaaagaaaagggctctttttaggggttttccggcaattattcgaagtTTTTTCGCCACAAAAgccatccttgagcctcaacgaacatttaaaaaaaagaattggcaaaattgatccaggcgtttttgagttatgcgccagcatttaaaatgatgttcgtttttatttcccttttaaaatcgtatttgaaaatttattttcttcataatttgttttttcggcaaattttccaaaaaaaacgcttaaaaatttgcaaaacctGTCCGAATTTTTATTCACCGAAATCGTTAGAGGCGTTCTCGAGTTATAAGcgttttgaagataatttctttatatatatagaccgcggctgcgtcttggttCCAtcaaagtccaattttgggcaacttgtTGCCAAGTCCTTATCAGACGtaatgttaatttaataattaaaaatatttttaatcaaaactgaactatttactttttattttgtagttatCACTTTGAGATCTTATGACGTTTAGTATTCATACCcacaaaaaataactaaaggcgttaaatcgtctttaatcttggtggccaaaaaaaactgcccatgcatcccgaaaaatgcactgtttggtgtggtttgtacgctggtggaatcattggaccgtatttttgaaag contains:
- the LOC126758644 gene encoding uncharacterized protein LOC126758644, giving the protein MVIKNPNNIVVPDYLNENFFVAALEEGLRAIQVTVKEVTFEWATNPGDNYCSRIYRVAVAYESLVDADEPPVQEQRSLIVKSIPVSKDTRFLEDLGVFLKEKITFLDVLPRLQVLVSCSNLGATCLYANKSPINSLVLTDLKSEGFRVAPRQDLLDWAHCELILQQTARLHGTSMILAQRDPDITKRLVGGLLSEKHVMKSVTFKQMFSIPLKYLANNAAEWPGFEKIAQKLHHFNDNFKIICARLADPRKGDRFVVMNHGDLTVLNMMYAYDDPNQPKKPTRAIFVDFQLNFYGSPGCDLNFFLNTSVRLNVLKDRRDDLINVYYKTFKETLEYLHYENIPTLDDLKYELRARELYGLFGLFGFLPLITMPKELSGDNSVENMRVEEKVREKYQKLFAQDNVQAQLKYALKRFDDLGVLDEF